A section of the Carya illinoinensis cultivar Pawnee chromosome 12, C.illinoinensisPawnee_v1, whole genome shotgun sequence genome encodes:
- the LOC122290042 gene encoding (+)-cis,trans-nepetalactol synthase NEPS1-like has product MAESTLYKKKLEGKVAIVTGGASGIGEATAQVFAKHGARMVVIADVQKEVGQQVAKSIGLNHSAYIHCDVTDEEQVKAMVEWTVKNYGQLDIMFSNAGIFSRSDQTVLDLDLSALDHLFAINVRGTAACVKHSARAMVERGVRGTIVCTASIAASRGAFQKTDYFMSKHAVLGLVRSASRQLGEHGVRVNCVSPAVVATPMSYSAFGMDAEKLHEAFEPHSSLKGVALKAEHVADAVLFLASDDSGFVNGHDLLVDGGWLDTNTTVWR; this is encoded by the coding sequence ATGGCGGAATCCACGTTGTATAAGAAGAAATTAGAAGGCAAAGTGGCCATAGTCACAGGCGGTGCTAGTGGCATCGGGGAGGCGACCGCACAAGTTTTTGCCAAGCATGGTGCACGTATGGTGGTGATTGCTGATGTCCAAAAAGAAGTAGGCCAGCAGGTGGCCAAATCCATTGGCTTGAACCATTCGGCATACATCCATTGTGATGTTACTGATGAAGAGCAGGTCAAAGCCATGGTAGAATGGACGGTCAAGAACTATGGGCAGCTTGACATCATGTTTAGTAATGCGGGGATTTTTAGTAGGTCGGATCAGACCGTACTTGACCTGGACTTATCGGCCCTTGACCATCTATTTGCGATCAATGTGCGCGGCACGGCCGCATGTGTAAAGCATTCAGCACGTGCTATGGTTGAAAGGGGTGTGAGGGGGACCATCGTGTGCACCGCAAGTATAGCAGCAAGCCGAGGTGCATTCCAAAAAACCGATTACTTTATGTCAAAGCACGCAGTGCTTGGGCTTGTTCGATCCGCAAGCAGGCAGCTAGGGGAGCATGGCGTTCGGGTGAACTGTGTATCACCCGCTGTAGTTGCAACTCCAATGTCATACAGTGCATTTGGAATGGATGCAGAGAAGTTGCATGAGGCATTTGAGCCGCATTCAAGCTTAAAAGGTGTTGCACTGAAAGCGGAACATGTGGCGGATGCTGTACTCTTTCTTGCGTCTGATGATTCTGGATTTGTCAATGGGCATGACCTATTGGTTGATGGGGGCTGGCTTGACACTAATACTACCGTCTGGAGATGA